The genomic interval gaaactgggcagagcccagaggaaatccacgaccatccgcaggttgctacagacCTTCCGACGAAACTATTTCTATTTAACCTGAAGTGAAATTTTGCAGCAGTAAATGACGATTCGAATCAGTGACATAGAAAACCACGTAGAAATGAGCAGAGGGGTTTAGTCTCACAGCTGACTGCCACATTTACCATAGACTGTAGATGGTCAAAAAGTGATTGATCAAGTCAATGAGTATGTTAGCTTACCCAGCTCACAGAAGTAACTCTTGCTATACAGCCATCGACCCAAAGTCGCTCTCCATGCTGGAACTGtcgaaaagaaaagacaaatttTTGAATCCCATCCCACAGCTGTCCAACATTTTAGCATGATAACATTCTTGGTACTGAAACTAAGAAACAATAGAAAGTACGATGGCAACAAATGTCATCATAACATCAGAATGAAAACTATGAAATGACAATTTCAAATACACTCATGTGCAGCACATATTTCAACCGGACAAACTTTGACAGCAACGACATTTGGACCAACCGTGATCCACTTGTATAACACTAAACAGTGAAGGTGTTTACGACATGGACAAGATTCAAAAATGCTCGCGTTGTTGTTCATTTGGCAACAGAAAAAATGTTAGCCATACAATTTACAAGAAGGACACGAATGGCTACGTATGAACAACGTCTTTAAACGTTTCCGTggccaacaatcaaataaatccaaactAATTCTCACTTTGTTTCACGACCTGCTTCGCCGGAGCTGCCATTTTCGATCACCTTGAGGACGCAGAGGATTCTGGGAAAATGTTAAAGATCTTGTCACGTGACAACAAGATGGCGGCCGGAGTGGGCGTGTAAAGTTACTATAGCAGACGATGCcttgttttaacaaaaaattgTACTGTAAATTGAGGTCATAATTTTCTATTGACGTCACAGCGTCAAAGTTCTGCTTGGAAGTCAACATGCCAACTGCCACATTAACCGTAAGGTACGACAGACACGGCTTCTAAATGGAATTCAGTCAGTTTCGTTCAGAATTTCATCTAGTTCAAGCACGCGATCTTTTGCCGTTGAGTTTTAGTTTGAACGGCTTAATACTGAATGGCTTAAGTGTTAATGTAACTAAAACAtctatatgcacatatatgtgaATCTACTACCcaacaaataagaaaaagagTGATTTAAATATGTATAGTCTTCAAATGAATCCCCTTTTCTTGTCCTGGCATGCTCATCGAGAGTGTGTGTGTAATTTATGATATTCATCGTAGcagtgttttaaaattttgtttatcatCGTAACACTgttatgatgaatgtcagaagtTTAAAGTAGCACACTGAGTCAACCTAGTGGATTACTTTCGCTTCAGCTGCATAAATCCAACTATATGTACTGGTAGCTAAATGAACTCTGGCCCTCCTTTATTCTCACatcagaaaatttttttaagtGCATGAATTATTGGCATTGTTCTATACTTTTTAGGGAGGTGAAAAACAAAGAGACTGGTCTTGACATCTCTATTCCGAATTACAAAGAGACACCAGGTCTTCTTGGCAGTACTGTGAGCttcaatgttgttgttgtctctaGATTATCTTTCTTCAAGTCGCCAAAACATAAAGAAAGTGATGTTGTTCAGTTTATGGTAAGAATATGTCCTTTCATTTATAGCTGGATCATTtgtgtatagatatatgtagtcaaatatttcacaatgattagAATACcagatacataaatatacatgtaatcagccAATCCTACTTTCATTCCGATCAGATATTATATAGGGATAATGATTTATACTGAAGGAAAGTAATGGAAGaaccatgtgatgtacagatgatAGGTACATGATTCCACCATGGGGCCACATTTGCTCATCCATGGGCACCATATGACCACTCTTGGGCAGTCATGTGCCCTTCATAGGGCCACTACATACATATGTCTGCCCTAGAGTCGTATGTATGTTTATCATAATGCCATCATATGTCCATCCCGGGGCCGTGATATGTATGTCCATCCCGGGGCCGTGATATGTATGTCCATCCTAGGGCCATCATATGTATGCCCATCCCAAGGCCATCATATGTATGCCCATCCTAGGGCCATCATATGTATGCCCATCCTAGGGCTATCATATGTATGCCCATCCTAGGGCCATCATATGTATGTCTATCCTAGGGCTATCATGTGTAGGCCCATCCTAGGGCCATCATATGTATGTCCATCATAGGGCCATCATGAGTATGCCCATCCTAGGGCCATCATATGTATGGCCATCCTAGGGCCATCATATGTATGGCCATCCTAGGGCCATCATATGTATGCCCATCCTAGGGTCATCATATGTATGTCTATCCTAGGGCCATCATATGTATGTCCATCCCAGGCCCATCATGAGTATGCCCATCCTAGGGCCATCATATGTATGGTCATCCTAGGGCCATCATATGTATGCCCATCCCAGGGTCATCATATGTATGTCCATCCTAGGGCCATCATCTGTATGTCTATCCTAGGAGCATCATGTGTATGCCCATCCTAGGGTCATCATGTGTATGCCCATCCTAGGGCCATCATGTGTATGCCCATCCTAGGGCCATCATATGTATGTCTATCCTAGGGTCATCACATGTATGCCCATCCTAGGGCTATCATATGTATGCCCATCCTAGGGTCATCATATGTATGCCCATCCTAGGGCCATCATATGTATGTCTATCCTAGGGTCATTGCATGTATATCTGTCATAATGCCATCATATGTCCATTCTAGGGCCATCATATGTCCATGCTAAGGCCACCATATACtgaacataaaaacacaattttgatcTCATTATTTCATATTCTTTTCTGCATTGTTGGTGCATGTCCAAAAATAAAGTATCAGGCAAAAAATGGATGTAATTGGTAACTAAAGGCAAAAACTGTATGGTACTTGGGGGAGATGTTGTTAGACATTTTTTACTATACATAAGTATGCCACATGTTCATTTGATTTTTCCAGGTGACCAGAAAATACCCAGACTTCGAACAACTGTATAACCAGGTTGGGGCGCAGTTTCCTGGAACAATTTTACCACCACTCCCCAAAAAAGTTCTACGATTGACAGAAACGGTGATCAAAGACAGAAAGTCAAAGTTGGAAGGCTTCCTCAAGTTCTTAGCTTGTACACCCAAACTAGCAACATGCTCCAAGCTGCTGGAATTTCTCGGTAAGAAGAATAgatttttatgttcatttaaaaACTTTGCTGATTATATGCTGCATGCTGAACATCCAAatactttttgttgttttggacACATTTCATACATTCATTCTCCTTTATGTCACTATAGGCCCATTGGGTATGGTCAGATTCTCCTTAATGTCACTATGGCTCCATTGTCTATGGTCAGATTCTCCTTAATGTCACTATGGCTCCATTGTCTATGGTCAGATTCTCCTTAATGTCACACACTGTTTAGGCAACATGTGCGTACGTTTTCTGAAGGTGTAAATGCCATAAAAGCTGGACGGTACAGAAAAGGGGAGATTGGAGAGACAGAACAGAAGGTGGAAAGAGAGGAGAAGCCAGAGGATGAGGAGGAGGATGTCACCACAGCAACCGATGAGGATATGTTTGGTGAGGAAGAGTACCAAGAGCAAGAGGACATGTTTGGAAGAGGGGATGAACAAGACATTTTCTCCACGGCATTAGACCACCCAGATTCAGGAGCAGGTAACTCATGATGAACTGCGAGTGCtattatgtgtttgttttcaaGCCTATGTCAAGCTGTGCCAATTTTGTTGACAGTGCCTATGTATGAATGAACTAGTAACAGATTATTTGTCAGTTAGATCTCTATGTTTGCTActttgggtttaatgtcgcTGTTACGGGTAAAATATTAGCCAGTGCTGACACATTCACTGAAATGTCATGCCAAAGATAGCAGGACATAATGCTCCaccaagtcacagtatactgacaatggATGAACTAGTATTTGGCTTTTGATTTTCTACAAAATGCCAGACCAATATATTTGAAGGTTcctaaatttaatatttttgactttttgtatatatgttactTGCATTGGTGTACGATTGTCAGAATTCCATTGCCTAGAAGTATGCAATTTCTCCATAGCTAGTCCCTAcagcactttacacttttctttgatttctaacacattatgtgacgtatctgtgccatgtatttttttctctctattgtGCAGCAAATGTTTGAGAAACAGCTGATGCATGGTGCGGAAAAATGTTCCCAAAACAGTTGTGTTGAAATACTGGAGAGTTTTTGAAAAAGGACAACAAGGACAACTAAATTACATAATTGTTTTAGAGTTACttggaaatttgaaaatagTCAACAGgttcttaactgcatagcaacaatgattagcaaaatcatagtttttaaatatggagtttcggtttcaaggtgtggccagttcttgttGCGTGAACTTCTACAGAAGACGTAACATGTGTAATGCGCTGTGTACTTCtaggtgatttatttatttatttatttgattggtgttttacgccatactcaagaatatttcacttataggacagccGCCATCATTATGGTTGGAAGTAACCTGACAGAGCTAGGGCAAAACCCATGACCGTCCGCAAGTTGGTGAGAGACATTCCCATATACGAGgtagagctggacttgaactcacaacagccgcagcctcctgggtcatagcGTCTAGATGATTTACAGTGTTATCACTGCCTTGACATATTGGTAACTTCTTGACAGGCCTTGTACTGTTTTTGTTGAGTAACCAATCTTATTTTGAGAATGACCTTGAATGTTGTAGGTTTCATCACAGGAGGGGAGGCGCGACTGTTTGAGGAGCAGGATTTAGGGGGCGGGGTGGTGGAAGGCGATGACGAGGAGCTTCTTGGATTTCTGCCTGATGCACGCACGCCAGACAAGACAGTCACCATGGTAACACAAGATCAGGGGGAAGAAGACAGTTCAGATTTACTACAGTAAGTTATTGACTTTTCTGGCTTATTGCCAATTACTACAAGTCTTGGTGTTAAAAGAGGTAACATTGAATGTGGTTAGGCCATCAGTTAACAAAATTTATAAGTTTGCCATTATAATTGAGTCAGATGGTTCGCACAAAGTAATCAAATGTTCATGATGTTGCtgctattttctttttttttgtaatatgacCTAATAATGTAGTGAAAAACAGATTATAAACAGATCAAATTAATGAACAAAATCCTTCAGCCATAATGAGGAAATCTATCATCCTGTTTGACTAGGTATTTAAGTGGTATGCTACTCTTTCCTTTCTGTTTTTAGTATCGATGATGATTTGGACAAATTTCTTGTCTTGGAAACAAAAAAGCCTGAAACAACTGAAGAAGTATTGCTCAAAGACATGAACACAGAATCAAAAAGCCTGGCTGACACTAAACCAACTCTCAGTCCAAAACCCAAACCAGAGCTTCCACAAAAACCTGCCCTTGCTCAAAAACCAAAACTCCCTGGCAAGAAACCCACGTTACCAAAGAAACCAAGCATGGAACAAAAGGCTGGGGAGGAAGACCAGACAAGCAGACAACATGATAATACAGTggccaagggagataacccaatGCAGGCATTGGCCAATGATGACATTTTAAAGTATATCCAGGACAATGCGTCATCTGCAGACAGTGACTTAGATTTGTTTTCCTGAAAACTCAAAATTAACTCTAAAAAGAGGagtaataaatattatattttatcttttttatatgCCACTCCgaaccatatttttttttctttttctttcatagAAGCTactgaccagtgaggttgtaTTCCttgaatccagctttcgctacatgtagttcaggtGTGGGTTTTAGTCAGAGTTTGTCAGATAACAAGCAAGACATAGTGGTTAACACTGggcagtttcctccacctgtgaTACCTGTAATACAGGTGAGTAATTGGCCATGCCTCAATGTAAGGGTTACAGACACCATGTATTTGACACGTCACCCAATATAAAGGTTACTAACACCATGTATTTGACACCTTTACACAATTTGAGGGTTACTGACACTATATACAGTATTTGACACCAAGCCCAATATGAGTgctactgacaccatatatttgacaCTTCACTGAATATGAGGTTTTTCTGACAGCATGTATTTAATGTCTTGCCCAATATACCTGGGTAAGACTTTGTAAAAATcatacttgctgctgcctcgcatgccattattgcaaagaaacatgactggtcggCCCtttgtcggtataatgtgactgggtagggtgtcatctcctgtgtcttcagcatgatacttcagtggtggcatcaggcactttggtggcatggacttgccctgccacaagaagacacagtatatgtactcacaattaatgactcctcatcgttgTATTACTGAGAAAGTACAACATTAAAGCCtaagtatacatacaaacagacTGATGCTGATGCACAGGGTTTGATTATAGACGTGACTAAGCAAGCACTGTGCGCATATCGTAGGGTATATCGCATCGTACTTCATTCATTGATAATGAGTAAAGCGGGACAACATATGCCCGCTAATATTTATATCAGCCTGTGCAAATACAGAACAGCCGTCTTTGAAGCACTGTTTACGACTCTGAAATGCAAACACCATGCCCAGTGATTGTATGAACACTTGTCCAGTAGATTTTAAAGCCTTAGCCAGACTGACATGACTGAACCGGTGTCtgggattgattttttttatttattcattgatcaTTTCTAGTTgtcaccatactcaagaagtttcacTTCCCTGCATGCGACAAGTATTCTTTACCAAATTGTGGTTGTCTTTAACCATCATTAGTCACAAAAGCCTTGTGAACAggccaaggctgggattgaactgcTCCTCGTTTGTCCTAGCAATTGAAAGACAAGTGTCTCAACCACATAGCTTGGGCCCACTTCATAGAACCGCTGTACcagtaccttaattcctcaaccttttcacatatgaaagagcaactttcagttcaatttttgcacactttttaatttgattttggagacaaaacaatattggtggaattagccaatttcaggtcttgacaaaaagtataattttatcagtcagcacagaataatacttgaataaacaccttgcacacatgtgaaaaggttgaagaatgacataAGTGCTGTACCGTTAGCAACAGTAAACGGCTTTTGCTGAAGCATTCTCTGAATTCAGGCTTTTCCCAGCTGTCTGTCACAGATGCAGAGCTGGTGTAAATCCTTGTTAGCTAAACTCTTTTCATCACTTTCATTAAAAAAAGAGCTACAACATTTTTCCACAAACTCTATACTCAACACCACAAACAAAAGAACAGTTGCATACAATCCAGGaaactatttattatttttttctccgaTACAACATCTTCCATAAATTAACAATTAATAAATATGAGTCTAACATGAATACATTTTAGTACGGTTGCTATGACAACTAGAGCCACCTGGGCGAGTTGGATGAGGTTACACATTGCAAGTTAACAACAGAGGTTGATACAAAAACTAGGAGATCCATTGtcttatacaaaatatatatacacatacactaaTACAAATGATACAAGAGGTACAGGAAATGCATGAATTAACGAGATGTTTTCCATACAAATGGCGTACAaccatgtacaacaaaaacaacaaggaAAACGGGCATATAATTATGATCTGAGGActtcatattaaaaaaacaaaaaacaaaaaacaatccaCTGTAAGGCTTCAGGGATTCAAACTGTGACATGAATTTCactgtggatacatgtatgtccacagaGTTGTGACGACCTCCACAATTGTGACGTTGCACCCACTAATGCATTCATGAATGCATTACaatgcatgaaaatgtagttacAAATGGAACTTTTAAATACAGTTTCTTGCACTAAACACATCTGCGCACATCTTTTGGTACAAAATGGTAACAAAATGCACGTATAATGAAAAACCGTAAGTTTCAAGATATGCGATACCAGGTAAGCCCAAAGTAATAGTGGCTTGTGACTTTCTTGCAAGTGATAAATGAAATACTTACaatattaaaaaatgtttcaaaaaaaaaaaaaaaatcatgaaatgatTGTGGATATGATTTGATGTTTACGTGGCCTTATTCAAAAACAATGTGTAATGTTCACAGGTAAAATCTTTTTGCACGAAACAAGCTGTTCTGATACTACGTTTAATGTAGTATCAACTTGGAGCACTGAATGAAGTTGAAATGTTTAGTCATTCAACAATACTAATAACATGAATGAGACCTGTATACCGCAATATCTTGAACTGTCATAATCCGTTCTACACACCTGAAGTCTGTAATATCCATACCTGTAGATTCATATTTCCTCGCACACACCTGTAGACGCATATTCTGTCATACACACCTGTAGACTGTCATATTCCGTCATACACACCTATAGACTGTCATATTCCGTCATACACACCTGTAAACTGTCCTATTCCGTCATACACACCTGTAGACTCATATTCCGCCATACACACTTATAGACTGTCCTACTCCATCATACACACCTGTAGACTGACATATTCTGTCATACACACCTGTAGACTGTCATATACACATCTGTAGACTGTCATATTCCGTCATACACTCCTGTAGACTGTCCTATTCCGTCATACACTCCTGTAGACTGTCATATTCTGTCATACACACCTGTAGACTGTCATATTCCATCATACACACCTATAGATTGTCCTATTCTGTAATACACACCTATAGACTGTCATATTCCATCATACACACCTATAGACTGTCATATTCCGTCATACACACCTGTAGACTGTCATATTCTGTCATACACTCCTGTAGAATGTCATATTCTGTCATATACACCTTTAGATTTGTATTCCATCATACACACCTGTAGACTGTCATATATACATCTGTAGACTGtcatattccatcaaacacaccTGTAGACTGTCATATTCTGTCATACACACCTGTAGACTGTCACATCCCATCATACACACCTGTACCCTGTCATATACACAGATATAGGTTGTCGTATTCTGTCAAACACACCTGTAGACTGTCATATTCCGTCATACACACCTGTAGACTGTCATATTCTGTCATACACACCTGTAGACTGTCATATTCCGTCATACACTCCTGTAGAATGTCATATTCTGTCATACACACCTGTAGACTGTCATATACACATCTGTAGACTGtcatattccatcaaacacacctgcgctagcgcagcgtaatgacccaggagtctctcaccaatgcggtcgctgtgagttcaagtccagctcatgctggcggccgtatgtgagaaggtctgtcagcaacctgcggatggtcgtgggtttcccccgggctctgcccggtttccacccaccataatgctggccgccgtcgtataa from Liolophura sinensis isolate JHLJ2023 chromosome 3, CUHK_Ljap_v2, whole genome shotgun sequence carries:
- the LOC135464111 gene encoding HCLS1-binding protein 3-like isoform X2, whose product is MPTATLTVREVKNKETGLDISIPNYKETPGLLGSTVTRKYPDFEQLYNQVGAQFPGTILPPLPKKVLRLTETVIKDRKSKLEGFLKFLACTPKLATCSKLLEFLGVNAIKAGRYRKGEIGETEQKVEREEKPEDEEEDVTTATDEDMFGEEEYQEQEDMFGRGDEQDIFSTALDHPDSGAGFITGGEARLFEEQDLGGGVVEGDDEELLGFLPDARTPDKTVTMVTQDQGEEDSSDLLHIDDDLDKFLVLETKKPETTEEVLLKDMNTESKSLADTKPTLSPKPKPELPQKPALAQKPKLPGKKPTLPKKPSMEQKAGEEDQTSRQHDNTVAKGDNPMQALANDDILKYIQDNASSADSDLDLFS
- the LOC135464111 gene encoding HCLS1-binding protein 3-like isoform X1, coding for MPTATLTVREVKNKETGLDISIPNYKETPGLLGSTVSFNVVVVSRLSFFKSPKHKESDVVQFMVTRKYPDFEQLYNQVGAQFPGTILPPLPKKVLRLTETVIKDRKSKLEGFLKFLACTPKLATCSKLLEFLGVNAIKAGRYRKGEIGETEQKVEREEKPEDEEEDVTTATDEDMFGEEEYQEQEDMFGRGDEQDIFSTALDHPDSGAGFITGGEARLFEEQDLGGGVVEGDDEELLGFLPDARTPDKTVTMVTQDQGEEDSSDLLHIDDDLDKFLVLETKKPETTEEVLLKDMNTESKSLADTKPTLSPKPKPELPQKPALAQKPKLPGKKPTLPKKPSMEQKAGEEDQTSRQHDNTVAKGDNPMQALANDDILKYIQDNASSADSDLDLFS